The proteins below come from a single Metarhizium brunneum chromosome 1, complete sequence genomic window:
- the atnB_0 gene encoding Aspercryptin biosynthesis cluster protein B, giving the protein MSITKNEWLIMIQDRPGVLQTRYDNTPTHIAYYKPVREQGQLIFAGPMLSAHPQKAGDPLNIVGSILVLNLDTLEDVWKLLREDPFNKTGVWDLDKTTITPFKSTVRTPFWSNLRDLLSLGSKNE; this is encoded by the coding sequence ATGTCTATTACCAAGAATGAATGGCTCATCATGATCCAGGACCGTCCTGGTGTCCTGCAAACACGATACGACAATACGCCCACCCACATCGCCTACTACAAGCCAGTCCGTGAGCAAGGGCAACTAATTTTCGCCGGGCCCATGCTAAGCGCCCACCCTCAGAAAGCAGGCGATCCTCTGAACATAGTGGGAAGCATCTTGGTTCTCAATCTGGACACTCTGGAGGATGTTTGGAAGCTGCTGCGCGAGGATCCTTTTAACAAGACGGGAGTTTgggacttggacaagacgacCATCACGCCGTTCAAGTCGACTGTGAGGACTCCGTTTTGGTCCAACTTGAGAGACTTGCTTTCGCTTGGCTCCAAGAATGAGTAG